A genomic segment from Janibacter sp. DB-40 encodes:
- a CDS encoding LuxR C-terminal-related transcriptional regulator translates to MTQQETGSGLAHALRGEWPFTSRDAELHLVTELLGPTNGNPTGPRGAVVVAPAGVGKTRLLREVRWWAESRGLPTSSVIATRAASRTPYGAVLHLLPEGAADHPDPAAWHGSFSAQLRSQGRRTVVLVDDAHHLDQASAALLLQLSLDGVAIPVVTVRRGESVPDPVTALWKDDLALRVDLQPLSTAEMGGLIRRALGGPVSDRTVARLTAVSGGNVLYARELVMAAAERESLKVRDGVWMWDEELVLAPRLVDAVWARLEALDPAERHALAAVAIGEPLPLGVAEALASTDVLSALEEIGLVHVDDSDGRGVLRLGHPLYGEVLLARIGSIGRRRMVGALAEAFDAADPREAEASLVRVVTWRLDAGRLQSRETLLDAAIRANQVFAHPLAARLARAALEAGDADPAERAPVVIELGRALVGCNRAEEALPLLTEIEEAVLASTDPHLVDDYVEVRFRAKYYGLGHGDEVEALLERVRSAARAPEDGESTPSRADRLAPYRASIAFGRGQPRAALDIVEPLLERSDLAPLHRLMVLEIAGESLGALGLHRQAAEVWDRLRQFPVGATARASGAAAEADLQAVFAGMLDGRMTDVLPVLTAVHATLSDSPDVVNRGLACLGLGRALLHVGRLAQARAVLLDAAEDFRKVDLGESLSWALTLLSLTASLSQRVERARRRRDEATTARRGPGPAWQAADVVSADVWLKVAEGDRTGAAAIALAGAEQYPQLELSRAGLLHLACRLGERSAEVTTSLRRIADRSECEYPTLLADHADAMRAGDRRALEEATERFAERGLIPLAVEAAMQAAHAHRDVGSADGARRMTGRAQILARQIDGGIDQTLVPHEPVIGLSRREQEVAALAAAGMSNADIAQRLVVSVRTVESHLYQVFAKLGITSRADLERYLPPSLGSS, encoded by the coding sequence ATGACGCAGCAGGAGACAGGGTCCGGACTCGCGCACGCCCTGCGTGGCGAGTGGCCCTTCACGAGCCGTGACGCCGAGCTGCACCTCGTCACCGAGCTGCTGGGCCCCACCAACGGCAACCCGACCGGCCCACGGGGCGCGGTCGTGGTGGCACCCGCCGGCGTCGGTAAGACCAGGCTGCTGCGCGAGGTGCGCTGGTGGGCGGAGTCCCGGGGGCTGCCGACCTCATCGGTCATCGCCACCCGCGCGGCCTCGCGCACTCCCTACGGCGCTGTGCTGCACCTGCTGCCCGAGGGCGCGGCCGACCACCCGGATCCGGCCGCGTGGCACGGATCGTTCTCCGCGCAGCTGCGGTCGCAGGGGCGGCGGACGGTGGTCCTGGTCGACGATGCGCACCACCTGGACCAGGCGAGTGCGGCCCTGCTGCTGCAGCTGAGTCTGGACGGCGTGGCGATACCGGTGGTCACGGTGCGGCGCGGGGAGAGCGTCCCGGACCCGGTCACTGCGCTCTGGAAGGACGACCTCGCGCTGCGGGTGGACCTGCAGCCGCTCTCGACGGCGGAGATGGGTGGACTGATCCGCCGGGCACTGGGCGGACCGGTCAGCGACCGCACCGTCGCACGCCTGACCGCGGTCAGCGGCGGCAACGTGCTCTATGCCCGCGAACTGGTCATGGCCGCGGCCGAGCGAGAGTCCCTGAAGGTCCGGGACGGGGTGTGGATGTGGGACGAGGAGCTCGTCCTCGCACCCCGACTGGTGGACGCGGTCTGGGCCCGTCTCGAGGCACTGGACCCGGCCGAGCGGCACGCCCTGGCCGCGGTGGCCATCGGCGAACCCCTGCCGCTGGGCGTGGCCGAGGCCCTCGCCTCGACGGACGTGCTCTCGGCGTTGGAGGAGATCGGACTCGTGCACGTGGACGACTCCGACGGTCGCGGGGTCCTGCGGCTGGGGCACCCGCTCTACGGCGAGGTGCTCCTGGCGCGGATCGGCTCGATCGGGCGACGGCGGATGGTGGGCGCCCTCGCGGAGGCCTTCGATGCGGCCGACCCTCGCGAGGCAGAGGCTTCGCTCGTGCGGGTCGTGACCTGGCGCCTGGACGCCGGTCGCTTGCAGAGCCGGGAGACGTTGCTGGACGCCGCGATCCGGGCCAATCAGGTCTTCGCGCACCCGCTGGCGGCACGGTTGGCGCGGGCGGCACTGGAAGCCGGGGACGCCGACCCAGCCGAGCGGGCGCCGGTTGTCATCGAGCTCGGTCGGGCGCTGGTGGGCTGCAACCGTGCCGAGGAGGCCCTTCCCCTGCTGACCGAGATCGAGGAGGCGGTGCTCGCGAGTACCGACCCGCACCTCGTCGACGACTACGTCGAAGTGCGCTTCCGGGCGAAGTACTACGGCCTCGGGCACGGCGACGAGGTCGAGGCTCTGCTGGAGCGTGTCCGCAGCGCGGCCCGGGCCCCGGAGGATGGCGAGAGCACCCCGAGTCGTGCGGACCGACTCGCGCCCTACCGGGCGAGCATCGCGTTTGGCCGCGGCCAACCGCGAGCGGCGCTCGACATCGTCGAGCCACTGCTGGAGCGCTCGGACCTCGCCCCGCTCCACCGACTGATGGTCCTGGAGATCGCCGGCGAGTCACTGGGTGCGCTCGGTCTGCACCGGCAGGCGGCGGAGGTGTGGGACCGTCTGCGGCAGTTCCCGGTCGGAGCCACGGCCCGGGCCTCGGGGGCTGCGGCCGAGGCCGACCTCCAGGCCGTCTTCGCGGGCATGCTGGACGGCCGGATGACGGACGTGCTCCCGGTGCTCACCGCGGTCCACGCCACGCTGTCCGACAGCCCCGACGTGGTCAACCGCGGGCTGGCGTGCCTGGGGCTGGGCCGCGCCCTCCTGCACGTCGGCCGGCTCGCGCAGGCCCGCGCCGTGCTCCTGGACGCCGCGGAGGACTTCCGCAAGGTCGACCTGGGGGAGTCGCTGTCCTGGGCGCTCACCCTGCTCAGCCTGACGGCGTCGCTCAGCCAGCGGGTGGAGCGGGCGCGGCGGCGCCGGGACGAGGCCACGACGGCCCGGCGGGGACCCGGGCCCGCCTGGCAGGCCGCCGACGTCGTCAGCGCGGACGTGTGGCTCAAGGTTGCCGAGGGGGATCGCACGGGAGCCGCAGCGATCGCCCTCGCGGGGGCGGAGCAGTACCCGCAGCTGGAGCTGTCCCGGGCCGGCCTGCTCCACCTGGCCTGCCGGTTGGGCGAGCGGAGTGCGGAAGTGACCACCTCCCTTCGCCGGATCGCGGATCGCTCCGAGTGCGAGTACCCGACCCTGCTCGCGGACCATGCGGACGCGATGCGGGCCGGTGACCGGCGCGCCCTGGAGGAGGCGACCGAGCGCTTCGCCGAGCGCGGGCTGATCCCACTGGCGGTCGAGGCCGCGATGCAGGCGGCACACGCCCATCGGGACGTGGGGTCGGCCGACGGGGCGCGACGCATGACCGGCCGGGCGCAGATCCTGGCCCGGCAGATCGACGGCGGGATCGACCAGACGCTCGTCCCGCACGAGCCGGTCATCGGCCTGAGTCGTCGTGAGCAGGAGGTGGCGGCGCTGGCCGCGGCCGGGATGAGCAATGCGGACATCGCGCAGCGACTCGTGGTCTCCGTGCGCACGGTCGAGTCCCACCTGTACCAGGTCTTCGCCAAGCTCGGCATCACCTCCCGTGCCGACCTCGAGCGGTACCTGCCACCGTCCCTGGGGTCGTCCTGA
- a CDS encoding NAD(P)H-binding protein, which yields MSTIVILGGTGYAGGSIAREAVSRGLRVISYSRSEPSERSEGVEYRTGSLTDDTVLARAAADADDLVVATHGQDVGGSPLVDHVDRLVRAAIEHGARLSFVGGAGTLHVAKGGPRLVDTPDFHEDWKPEALAHAKVLDAIREAPAELDWFYVSPAALFGSFAPGETTGEYRLGIDELVVKDDGSSEISGTDYAKAYVDEIERGDHPRQRFTVGH from the coding sequence ATGTCCACGATCGTCATCCTCGGCGGCACCGGCTACGCCGGCGGCTCCATCGCCCGCGAGGCCGTATCCCGCGGCCTCCGGGTCATCTCCTACAGCCGCAGCGAGCCGAGCGAGCGCAGCGAGGGTGTGGAGTACCGCACCGGGTCGCTGACCGACGACACCGTCCTCGCCCGGGCCGCGGCCGACGCCGACGACCTCGTCGTCGCCACCCACGGGCAGGACGTCGGCGGCTCCCCGCTGGTCGACCACGTCGACCGCCTCGTGCGGGCCGCGATCGAGCACGGTGCGCGGCTGTCCTTCGTCGGCGGCGCCGGCACCCTCCACGTGGCGAAGGGGGGTCCCCGCCTCGTCGACACCCCCGACTTCCATGAGGACTGGAAGCCGGAGGCGCTCGCCCACGCGAAGGTCCTCGACGCGATCCGCGAGGCCCCGGCGGAGCTGGACTGGTTCTACGTCTCCCCCGCAGCGCTCTTCGGCTCCTTCGCTCCGGGCGAGACCACGGGTGAGTACCGCCTGGGTATCGATGAGCTGGTCGTCAAGGACGACGGCTCCTCCGAGATCTCCGGCACCGACTACGCGAAGGCCTACGTCGACGAGATCGAGCGCGGTGACCACCCGCGGCAGCGGTTCACCGTCGGTCACTGA
- a CDS encoding LLM class flavin-dependent oxidoreductase produces the protein MHAFGFLSFGHYGHGTGLGDPDARQALHDAVEIGVGADQLGVNGAYFRVHHFARQAASPMPLLSAIAARTRGIEVGTGVIDMRYENPLHLAEEAAALDLIADGRVALGVSRGSPEPAKRGWEAFGYTGSDDPRGADIAHEHFDGFMSAIRGEQLVDADPQMGPAGRLRVEPHSPGLDRRIWWGAGSRETAEWTARQGVNLMSSTLLTEATGASFSELQREQIDRYRAAWREAGHDWAPRVSVSRSIFPIVSDIDRQLFGLRGQASSDQIGVIDNLRSTFGRTYADEPDVLVEQLKDDPAIAAADTVMLAIPSQLGVDYNLHVLRAFAEHVAPSLGWRPNTEGAVTPLPA, from the coding sequence GTGCATGCCTTCGGATTCCTCAGCTTCGGTCACTACGGCCACGGGACGGGACTCGGTGACCCCGACGCCCGCCAGGCCCTCCACGACGCCGTCGAGATCGGTGTCGGCGCCGACCAGCTGGGGGTGAACGGCGCGTACTTCCGCGTCCACCACTTCGCCCGACAGGCCGCCTCCCCCATGCCACTGCTGTCGGCGATCGCCGCCCGCACCCGCGGGATCGAGGTCGGCACCGGCGTCATCGACATGCGCTACGAGAACCCGCTGCACCTCGCCGAGGAGGCCGCCGCCCTCGACCTCATTGCCGACGGCCGTGTCGCGCTCGGCGTCTCCCGGGGATCACCCGAGCCCGCGAAGCGTGGCTGGGAGGCCTTCGGCTACACCGGCTCGGACGACCCGCGCGGTGCCGACATCGCCCACGAGCACTTCGACGGCTTCATGTCCGCGATCCGCGGCGAACAACTCGTCGACGCCGACCCGCAGATGGGTCCGGCCGGTCGACTGCGCGTCGAGCCGCACTCCCCCGGCCTCGACCGTCGCATCTGGTGGGGTGCCGGCAGCCGCGAGACCGCCGAGTGGACCGCCCGCCAGGGCGTGAACCTCATGAGCTCGACCCTGCTCACCGAGGCCACCGGCGCCTCCTTCAGCGAGCTGCAGCGCGAGCAGATCGACCGCTACCGCGCCGCGTGGCGCGAGGCCGGGCACGACTGGGCCCCGAGGGTGTCGGTCTCCCGCAGCATCTTCCCCATCGTCAGCGACATCGACCGGCAGCTCTTCGGTCTGCGCGGTCAGGCCTCCAGCGACCAGATCGGGGTCATCGACAACCTGCGTTCGACCTTCGGCCGCACCTACGCCGACGAGCCGGACGTCCTCGTCGAGCAGCTCAAGGACGACCCGGCGATCGCCGCAGCGGACACCGTCATGCTCGCGATCCCCAGCCAGCTCGGCGTGGACTACAACCTGCACGTGCTGCGGGCCTTCGCCGAGCACGTCGCCCCGTCCCTCGGCTGGCGTCCCAACACCGAGGGCGCCGTCACCCCCCTTCCTGCCTGA
- a CDS encoding NADH:flavin oxidoreductase has translation MTSTPDLHDGLDLVHGPSWANRFALAPLTNTQSNADGTLSDDEYRWLVARAEGGFGLTMTCATYVAPAGQAWAGQLGISDDRHLPGLTRLADGIRATGSVSSVQLHHAGRRANPEVHGGPNVAPWDDAGKNTRALTTAEVEQVVEDFVVAAGRAERAGFDGVEVHGAHGYLLTQFLDGRHNDRTDGYGGSLEDRSRVLLDVLRGVREGTREDFQVGVRLTPQGNGVVLEEGVTVAQWVLDSGLVDYVDMSLWDAFATVDDGGSLLIDRFTRLPRGATRLGVAGKIRTSEQARWCMEHGADFVDLGRAAIVHHDFPRRAVDADFAMAQLPVTREHLRTERVGEDFIDYLDAGWPDFVA, from the coding sequence ATGACCTCCACCCCTGACCTGCACGACGGCCTCGACCTGGTCCACGGACCCTCCTGGGCCAACCGCTTCGCCCTCGCGCCGCTGACCAACACCCAGAGCAACGCCGACGGCACCCTCTCCGACGACGAGTACCGCTGGCTGGTGGCCCGCGCCGAAGGGGGCTTCGGCCTGACGATGACCTGCGCCACCTACGTCGCGCCGGCCGGGCAGGCCTGGGCCGGGCAGCTCGGCATCAGCGACGACCGGCACCTGCCGGGGCTGACCCGTCTGGCCGACGGGATCCGCGCGACAGGGAGCGTGTCCTCGGTGCAGCTGCACCACGCCGGCCGGCGGGCCAACCCGGAGGTGCACGGTGGACCGAATGTCGCCCCGTGGGACGACGCCGGGAAGAACACCCGGGCGCTGACCACCGCGGAGGTGGAGCAGGTGGTCGAGGACTTCGTCGTCGCCGCCGGGCGTGCCGAGCGGGCGGGCTTCGACGGGGTCGAGGTGCACGGCGCCCACGGCTACCTGCTCACGCAGTTCCTCGACGGCCGCCACAACGACCGCACCGATGGCTACGGCGGCTCCCTCGAGGACCGCTCGCGGGTGCTCCTCGACGTGCTGCGCGGCGTGCGCGAGGGCACGCGCGAGGACTTCCAGGTCGGCGTGCGGCTCACCCCGCAGGGCAACGGCGTGGTCCTCGAGGAGGGCGTCACCGTCGCGCAGTGGGTCCTCGACTCCGGCCTCGTCGACTACGTCGACATGTCGCTGTGGGACGCCTTCGCGACCGTCGACGACGGGGGATCCCTCCTCATCGACCGGTTCACCCGGCTGCCCCGCGGCGCCACCAGGCTCGGGGTGGCGGGCAAGATCCGCACGAGCGAGCAGGCGCGTTGGTGCATGGAGCACGGCGCGGACTTCGTCGACCTGGGGCGCGCGGCGATCGTGCACCACGACTTCCCGCGCCGGGCGGTCGACGCCGACTTCGCGATGGCGCAGCTGCCGGTGACCCGTGAGCACCTGCGTACCGAGCGCGTGGGCGAGGACTTCATCGACTACCTCGACGCCGGGTGGCCGGACTTCGTGGCGTGA
- a CDS encoding MFS transporter, with translation MSSPGLLFTTLVLLTTITAVAGSLGAPLVPGIARDFDVSLTAAQWSLTLTMLAGAVATPVIGRLSGGRARMRAVVLGLGGATLGGLLCALPLGFGAFLAGRTLQGLGYGLTPVAIAIAREAIPRHRRAGAIATLSVTTVAAAGLGYPVAAVMADLWGIRVAFGVATALCAATLVLALLTLPPSPDTEGTRVDWWGTVLLAGGTTAILIALAEVSVLPIGRVALLATVGIAACAAWVWWSRRVAHPLVDVTLAGRPVPLLTHVTSMLLGVGVYLLFPLVVIVVQDPTWGMGYGATVAGLLLVPYALASVVGSRLSQRLMTRVEATRLLPLGSATYLSAFVLLVVAHDTVWQLLLAMAVAGLGSGLTFAGIPGLLVASVPRSETGSAIAFTMVVRYLGFSVGSALAVTALTFGGEGGEAGFVRALLVACAVGVLTVVLTTWLSLRVRGGVGRW, from the coding sequence GTGAGCAGCCCGGGGCTGCTCTTCACCACCCTGGTCCTCCTCACGACCATCACCGCCGTCGCCGGCAGCCTCGGTGCCCCGCTCGTGCCCGGCATCGCCCGCGACTTCGACGTCTCGCTCACCGCGGCCCAGTGGTCGTTGACCCTGACGATGCTCGCCGGTGCCGTCGCGACCCCCGTCATCGGGCGGTTGTCCGGCGGGCGGGCCCGCATGCGTGCCGTGGTCCTCGGTCTCGGTGGGGCGACGCTGGGTGGCCTGCTGTGCGCGCTCCCGCTCGGCTTCGGTGCCTTCCTCGCCGGCCGCACACTGCAGGGGCTGGGCTACGGCCTCACCCCCGTGGCCATCGCGATCGCGCGCGAGGCCATCCCGCGGCACCGACGCGCCGGCGCCATCGCGACCCTGTCGGTCACCACCGTCGCGGCCGCGGGCCTGGGCTATCCGGTCGCGGCCGTCATGGCCGACCTGTGGGGGATCCGGGTCGCCTTCGGCGTCGCCACCGCACTGTGCGCGGCCACCCTGGTGCTGGCGCTGCTGACGCTCCCGCCGAGCCCGGACACCGAGGGCACCCGGGTCGACTGGTGGGGCACCGTGCTCCTCGCCGGGGGGACGACGGCGATCCTCATCGCGTTGGCCGAGGTGTCCGTGCTCCCGATCGGCCGCGTCGCGCTCCTGGCCACCGTCGGCATCGCCGCCTGCGCCGCCTGGGTGTGGTGGAGCCGCCGCGTGGCCCACCCCCTGGTCGACGTCACCCTGGCCGGACGGCCGGTCCCGCTGCTGACGCACGTCACCTCGATGCTGCTGGGCGTGGGCGTCTACCTGCTCTTCCCGCTCGTCGTCATCGTCGTGCAGGACCCGACGTGGGGGATGGGGTACGGGGCGACCGTCGCCGGCCTGCTGCTCGTGCCCTACGCCCTCGCCAGTGTCGTCGGCAGTCGCCTGAGCCAGCGCCTCATGACGCGGGTCGAGGCCACGAGGCTGCTCCCGCTGGGATCGGCGACCTACCTCTCGGCCTTCGTGCTGCTGGTCGTCGCTCACGACACCGTCTGGCAGCTGCTGCTCGCCATGGCCGTCGCGGGCCTGGGCAGCGGCCTGACCTTCGCCGGTATCCCGGGCCTGCTCGTCGCCTCGGTGCCGCGGTCGGAGACCGGCAGTGCCATCGCCTTCACGATGGTCGTGCGCTACCTGGGCTTCTCCGTCGGCTCCGCCCTGGCCGTGACGGCTCTGACCTTCGGTGGCGAAGGGGGTGAGGCCGGTTTCGTGCGCGCCCTCCTCGTCGCATGCGCGGTGGGCGTCCTCACGGTCGTCCTCACCACGTGGCTGTCGTTGCGGGTGCGAGGGGGCGTCGGGCGCTGGTGA
- the fahA gene encoding fumarylacetoacetase: protein MTTAAERFAITGFGPQNLPYASFSVAGGERRLGVRLGDRVIGIAALADATTTPALDPTARGAVGTADLDALLAAGHTVWQPLRAWLQEVVTTDGLDDAVEAASTPLDEVSLHMPFTVADYVDYYASEHHAANIGRMFRPDQDPLLPNWKHLPVGYHGRAGTVVPSGTAFPRPKGLRPEEGGTPSFGPSRRLDIEAELGFVLGGSVPEGEVSVDRAGAEHVFGVVLFNDWSARDIQGYEYVPLGPYLGKSFASSISLWVVPFDALADARVAPPAREHQLAEYLDDSGSEPWGLDITMEVDVDGEVVSHPPVKTLYWTAPQMVAHMTVNGASLRPGDFFGSGTVSGTEVAERGSLMELSWGGKEPLRLADGREQAFLTDGQTITLRGTAPGPDGSVIDFGECVGTVLPAT from the coding sequence ATGACCACCGCCGCCGAGCGTTTCGCGATCACGGGCTTCGGCCCGCAGAACCTGCCCTACGCCTCCTTCTCCGTCGCCGGGGGTGAGCGGCGACTGGGCGTGCGCCTCGGGGACCGCGTCATCGGCATCGCCGCCCTGGCCGACGCCACGACCACCCCGGCGCTGGACCCCACCGCCCGGGGCGCGGTCGGCACGGCCGATCTCGACGCGCTCCTCGCAGCCGGACACACCGTCTGGCAGCCGCTGCGCGCCTGGCTGCAGGAGGTCGTCACGACCGACGGCCTCGACGACGCGGTGGAGGCCGCCTCGACCCCGCTCGACGAGGTGTCCCTGCACATGCCCTTCACCGTGGCCGACTACGTCGACTACTACGCCTCGGAGCACCACGCCGCCAACATCGGACGCATGTTCCGCCCCGACCAGGACCCGCTCCTGCCGAACTGGAAACACCTGCCCGTCGGCTACCACGGCCGCGCCGGCACCGTCGTCCCCTCCGGCACCGCGTTCCCGCGCCCCAAGGGCCTTCGGCCGGAGGAAGGGGGGACCCCCAGCTTCGGTCCCTCGCGCCGGTTGGACATCGAGGCCGAGCTCGGCTTCGTCCTCGGTGGGTCCGTGCCCGAGGGCGAGGTGTCGGTGGACCGCGCCGGGGCCGAGCACGTCTTCGGCGTCGTGCTCTTCAACGACTGGTCCGCCCGGGACATCCAGGGGTACGAGTACGTGCCACTCGGCCCGTACCTGGGCAAGTCCTTCGCCTCGTCGATCTCGCTGTGGGTCGTGCCCTTCGACGCGCTGGCCGATGCCCGCGTCGCGCCACCCGCCCGTGAGCACCAGCTCGCCGAGTACCTGGACGACTCGGGCAGCGAGCCGTGGGGTCTGGACATCACGATGGAGGTCGACGTCGACGGCGAGGTCGTCTCGCACCCGCCGGTGAAGACCCTCTACTGGACCGCGCCGCAGATGGTCGCGCACATGACGGTCAACGGTGCGAGCCTTCGTCCGGGCGACTTCTTCGGCTCCGGCACCGTCTCCGGCACCGAGGTCGCCGAGCGCGGGTCGCTGATGGAGCTGTCCTGGGGCGGCAAGGAGCCGCTGCGCCTCGCCGACGGCCGCGAGCAGGCCTTCCTCACCGACGGGCAGACGATCACCCTCCGGGGCACCGCGCCCGGTCCCGACGGGTCGGTCATCGACTTCGGCGAGTGCGTGGGGACTGTCCTGCCCGCCACCTGA
- a CDS encoding homogentisate 1,2-dioxygenase domain-containing protein, which yields MAHYRQVGPVPQQRHTLFKDGDGNILSEELMGEEGFSSDSSLLYHRHIPSGIVGAREWTLPDQSLVANHPLLPRHLTLHDLFTEEQAAGTDAVTGRQLVLGNGDVRISYAWVGTTSPLYKNAIGDECVYVERGSALVETQFGALEVAEGDYVIIPRATIHRWVLREGETARLYVVEANSHIAPPKRYLSRYGQLLEHAPYCERDLHGPTEPLLREESDVDVYIKHRGRGEGGLAGTVHTVPTHPFDVVGWDGCLYPYTFNISNFMPITGKVHQPPPVHQVFEGTNFVICNFVPRKVDYHELAVPVPYYHSNVDSDEIMFYVDGDYEARKGSGIGKGSISIHPGGHNHGPQPGAVEASMGVEYFDETAVMVDTFRPLDLGPAARATDDGKYASSWTGGRWLGERKDV from the coding sequence ATGGCCCACTACCGCCAGGTCGGACCGGTGCCCCAGCAGCGGCACACCCTCTTCAAGGACGGGGACGGCAACATCCTGTCCGAGGAGCTCATGGGCGAGGAGGGCTTCTCCTCCGACAGCTCGCTGCTCTACCACCGCCACATCCCCTCGGGCATCGTCGGCGCCCGTGAGTGGACGCTGCCCGACCAGTCCCTGGTGGCCAACCACCCGCTCCTGCCCCGCCACCTGACGCTGCACGACCTCTTCACCGAGGAGCAGGCCGCCGGGACGGACGCCGTCACCGGCCGCCAGCTCGTCCTCGGCAACGGCGACGTGCGCATCTCCTACGCGTGGGTCGGGACCACCTCCCCGCTGTACAAGAACGCGATCGGCGACGAGTGCGTGTACGTCGAGCGCGGCTCGGCCCTCGTGGAGACGCAGTTCGGCGCGCTCGAGGTCGCCGAGGGCGACTACGTGATCATCCCCCGTGCCACCATCCACCGCTGGGTCCTGCGCGAGGGCGAGACCGCCCGCCTCTACGTCGTCGAGGCCAACAGCCACATCGCCCCGCCGAAGCGCTACCTCTCCCGCTACGGCCAGCTCCTCGAGCACGCGCCCTACTGCGAGCGCGACCTGCACGGCCCGACCGAGCCCCTGCTGCGCGAGGAGAGCGACGTCGACGTCTACATCAAGCACCGCGGGCGGGGCGAAGGGGGTCTGGCCGGCACCGTGCACACCGTGCCGACCCACCCCTTCGACGTCGTCGGCTGGGACGGCTGCCTCTACCCGTACACCTTCAACATCAGCAACTTCATGCCGATCACGGGCAAGGTGCACCAGCCGCCGCCGGTCCACCAGGTCTTCGAGGGCACCAACTTCGTCATCTGCAACTTCGTGCCGCGCAAGGTCGACTACCACGAGCTGGCCGTGCCGGTGCCGTACTACCACTCCAACGTCGACTCCGACGAGATCATGTTCTACGTCGACGGCGACTACGAGGCGCGCAAGGGCTCCGGCATCGGCAAGGGCTCGATCTCGATCCACCCGGGCGGGCACAACCACGGCCCGCAGCCCGGTGCGGTCGAGGCGTCGATGGGCGTGGAGTACTTCGACGAGACCGCGGTCATGGTCGACACCTTCCGCCCGCTCGACCTCGGCCCGGCGGCTCGCGCCACGGACGACGGCAAGTACGCCTCGTCGTGGACCGGCGGGCGCTGGCTCGGCGAGCGGAAAGACGTATGA
- a CDS encoding helix-turn-helix domain-containing protein translates to MSTLQTLDRGLEAIDIVSRRTGGISPAALADELGVHRAGAYRILATLEQRHLVAKGHDGLYRLGSGALVVAGRFMSQYRTAAQPVVQELADATGCTAFVSIADRDESVAIAVAEPAARGAIGVRYTMGARHPLEHGADGLAILAQRPERDSDIAAVTRARTLGYALTEGEIQSGTVGLAVATGGAFTSDAEASIGIIRLGRPGDLDVDALLPLVQAARDSLTRQY, encoded by the coding sequence ATGAGCACCCTGCAGACGCTCGACCGCGGGCTCGAGGCGATCGACATCGTCTCCCGGCGCACGGGCGGCATCTCCCCCGCCGCCCTCGCCGACGAGCTCGGTGTGCACCGCGCGGGCGCCTACCGGATCCTCGCCACCCTCGAGCAGCGTCACCTCGTGGCCAAGGGCCACGACGGCCTCTACCGCCTCGGCAGCGGCGCGCTCGTCGTCGCCGGGCGCTTCATGAGCCAATACCGCACTGCCGCGCAGCCGGTCGTCCAAGAGCTCGCCGACGCGACCGGGTGCACCGCCTTCGTCTCCATCGCTGACCGTGACGAGTCGGTCGCCATCGCCGTCGCCGAGCCGGCCGCCCGTGGTGCCATCGGCGTGCGCTACACGATGGGCGCACGTCATCCCCTCGAGCACGGCGCCGATGGGTTGGCGATCCTCGCCCAGCGCCCCGAGCGCGACTCCGACATCGCCGCCGTCACCCGCGCCCGCACCCTCGGCTACGCCTTGACCGAGGGTGAGATCCAGTCCGGCACCGTCGGCTTGGCCGTCGCCACCGGGGGTGCCTTCACGAGCGACGCCGAGGCATCCATCGGCATCATCCGCCTGGGCCGACCGGGCGACCTCGACGTCGACGCCCTCCTGCCGCTCGTGCAGGCCGCCCGCGACTCGCTCACCCGCCAGTACTGA